In Streptomyces qaidamensis, one DNA window encodes the following:
- a CDS encoding condensation domain-containing protein: MRMTDIQRCEVRPGRLVEWTLSPATVATAKALPEDSRPPAYIQESHLRTARSVREDGLFVPTWIGAAFDLPGRADLDALGAALRGWTLRHETLRSGFRWAGGPGDSLRRFTLDADAVSLHREDAGEFTDPAALAQHLQDRFDTTADALRWPNLIYTAVVRDDSTSVYMAFDHSNVDAYSLYRIPAEIQELYAGHLTGRAPEQPPVSSYVDFCEAERADADRLDADHEIVARWREFIRRCDGRLPSFPVDLGLESGGGLPTQKLMREMLVDADAAAAFEAYCRPFGGSLVGLLAATALIVHEIGGEPVYRTVVPFHTRAKSAYSDSVGWYVGGAPIEVPVDEAPDFPAALKTVRAALHATRPLARMPLARVLRLLGADFRPTSPDMYSIVSFADARGIPESAAWTERNAYGLIRVSYGDQVCAWVTRLHEGLWFAARYPDTDVAHKNLRLYADRLRDIIVSVADHAPAARR, from the coding sequence GTGCGAATGACCGACATCCAGCGCTGCGAGGTCCGGCCTGGACGACTCGTCGAATGGACGCTCAGTCCGGCGACCGTCGCGACGGCGAAGGCCCTGCCCGAGGACTCCAGGCCACCCGCCTACATCCAGGAGTCACATCTGCGGACGGCGCGGTCGGTGCGCGAGGACGGGCTGTTCGTCCCGACCTGGATCGGTGCGGCCTTCGACCTCCCGGGCCGGGCCGACCTGGACGCCCTGGGCGCGGCGCTGCGCGGCTGGACGCTGCGGCACGAGACGCTGCGCAGCGGCTTCCGCTGGGCGGGCGGGCCCGGTGACTCCCTGCGCCGCTTCACACTCGACGCGGACGCCGTGTCCCTGCACCGCGAGGACGCCGGGGAGTTCACCGACCCGGCGGCCCTGGCCCAGCACCTCCAGGACCGCTTCGACACCACCGCCGACGCGCTGCGCTGGCCGAACCTCATCTACACGGCCGTCGTCCGGGACGACTCCACCAGCGTGTACATGGCCTTCGACCACAGCAACGTCGACGCGTACTCCCTCTACCGCATCCCGGCCGAGATCCAGGAGCTGTACGCCGGTCACCTCACCGGCCGCGCCCCGGAGCAGCCCCCGGTCTCCAGCTACGTCGACTTCTGCGAGGCCGAGCGGGCGGACGCGGACCGGCTCGACGCGGACCACGAGATCGTCGCCCGCTGGCGGGAGTTCATCCGGCGCTGCGACGGTCGGCTGCCGAGCTTCCCCGTCGACCTCGGGCTGGAGAGCGGGGGCGGTCTGCCGACGCAGAAGCTCATGCGGGAGATGCTCGTGGACGCGGACGCCGCCGCCGCGTTCGAGGCGTACTGCCGCCCCTTCGGGGGCTCCCTGGTCGGGCTGCTGGCGGCGACGGCCCTGATCGTCCACGAGATCGGCGGTGAGCCCGTCTACCGGACGGTCGTGCCCTTCCACACCCGGGCGAAGTCCGCGTACTCGGACTCGGTGGGCTGGTACGTCGGCGGCGCGCCGATCGAGGTGCCCGTCGACGAGGCGCCCGACTTCCCCGCCGCGCTGAAGACCGTACGCGCCGCGCTGCACGCCACCCGGCCCCTGGCCCGGATGCCGCTGGCCCGGGTGCTGCGGCTGCTCGGCGCGGACTTCCGGCCGACGTCCCCCGACATGTACTCGATCGTGTCGTTCGCCGACGCCCGCGGCATCCCCGAGTCAGCCGCCTGGACCGAGCGCAACGCCTACGGCCTGATCCGGGTGTCCTACGGCGACCAGGTCTGCGCCTGGGTCACCCGCCTCCACGAGGGCCTGTGGTTCGCGGCCCGCTACCCGGACACCGATGTCGCGCACAAGAACCTGCGGCTGTACGCCGACCGGCTGCGCGACATCATCGTGTCGGTCGCGGACCACGCCCCCGCCGCCCGGCGGTGA
- a CDS encoding MerR family transcriptional regulator, producing the protein MTNERRLRPVDLARLAGVSAQQIRNYEDAGVLPPAARTASGYRAFGEVHRGALLAYRALMRGYGPVTAAGIMRTLHAGDVPGALALVDAAHAALHEERVSLRAASEALELLALEPPAPLPRSGGLRIGEVAVLLGVRTSALRVWEGAGLLTPGRERGTGYRIYEPADVRDARLVHTLRRSHYLFDQIRPVLEGLRREGSSAALRAAVAARGQALTARSRVMIEGAGALHTYLDRFGPAAVTTGPTAGGLG; encoded by the coding sequence ATGACGAACGAACGCCGCCTCCGCCCCGTCGACCTGGCCCGGCTGGCCGGTGTCTCGGCGCAGCAGATCCGCAACTACGAGGACGCCGGTGTGCTCCCGCCGGCCGCCCGGACCGCGTCCGGCTACCGCGCCTTCGGGGAGGTGCACCGCGGTGCGTTGCTGGCGTACCGGGCGCTGATGCGGGGGTACGGGCCGGTGACGGCGGCGGGGATCATGCGGACCCTGCACGCGGGGGACGTCCCGGGCGCGCTCGCGCTGGTCGACGCCGCGCATGCCGCCCTGCACGAGGAGCGGGTGTCCCTGCGGGCGGCGAGCGAGGCCCTGGAACTGCTGGCGCTGGAGCCCCCGGCCCCGCTCCCCCGCTCCGGCGGCCTGCGCATCGGCGAGGTGGCCGTGCTGCTGGGCGTACGGACCTCCGCGCTGCGGGTGTGGGAGGGGGCCGGGCTGCTCACGCCGGGCCGCGAGCGCGGGACGGGTTACCGGATCTACGAACCGGCCGATGTGCGCGACGCCCGGCTCGTGCACACCCTGCGCCGCAGCCACTATCTGTTCGACCAGATCAGGCCGGTGCTGGAGGGGCTGCGGCGGGAGGGCAGCAGTGCGGCGCTGCGCGCCGCCGTCGCGGCCCGCGGCCAGGCGCTGACCGCCCGCAGCAGGGTGATGATCGAGGGCGCGGGCGCCCTGCACACGTACCTCGACCGGTTCGGCCCGGCCGCGGTGACGACGGGACCGACCGCAGGCGGGCTTGGATGA
- a CDS encoding nucleoside deaminase: MDQAQARTWLTTAVEEARSGLAEGGIPIGAALYGADGTLLGRGHNRRVQDGDPSLHAETAAFRAAGRQRSYRGTTMVTTLSPCWYCSGLVRQFGISRVVIGEAVTFHGGHDWLAEHGVEIVLVDDAECAGLMRAFIAEHPALWHEDIGVN, translated from the coding sequence ATGGACCAGGCACAGGCACGCACATGGCTGACGACCGCTGTCGAGGAGGCCCGTTCCGGGCTCGCCGAGGGCGGCATCCCGATCGGTGCGGCGCTGTACGGCGCCGACGGCACCCTGCTGGGCCGCGGCCACAACCGCCGTGTCCAGGACGGCGATCCGTCCCTGCACGCGGAGACCGCCGCCTTCCGCGCGGCCGGGCGGCAGCGCTCCTACCGGGGTACGACGATGGTGACGACCCTGTCCCCGTGCTGGTACTGCTCCGGCCTGGTGCGGCAGTTCGGCATCTCCCGGGTGGTGATCGGCGAGGCGGTCACCTTCCACGGCGGCCACGACTGGCTGGCCGAACACGGTGTGGAGATCGTGCTGGTGGACGACGCCGAGTGCGCCGGGCTGATGCGCGCTTTCATCGCGGAACACCCCGCGCTCTGGCACGAGGACATCGGCGTCAACTGA
- the uvrA gene encoding excinuclease ABC subunit UvrA: MDDCIRVTGARLNNLKNVSLSLPKNKLVVLTGLSGSGKSTLAFDTLHREGQRQYLESLGMVTGFVSKPAVDSITGLSPSISVDQHLTNRSPRSTVGTVTEVFTYLRLLWSRIGIRPCPGCGKDIPPSYADGAEADEDAEPEQWPCPHCSTPVPELVMGSFSFNKPAGACPACTGLGEVIRPDVRRLVDDGKPVAQGAVKGWNAKYTAWSLPVLRAAAAHYGFTFDTDAPFGELDGIQQDLLLHGVESREFRRHFPDTAPPATVTTGRFEGVATALLRRYNDRADDPDYRERAEQQGLVKQPCGECGGTRLCARARAVTVHGLTVVEAARLPLTDLGAWLTGLRERSDGDEWLFVEPVVADLEERVRRLLDVGVGYLTLGQATPSLSAGETQRLRLAALLGSGLTGVLYVLDEPTIGLHPSDTARLIGVLRRLRDLGNTVLVVEHDLEVLRAADHVVDVGPGGGRDGGWIVAEGTPQEVARAEGSVTGAYLSGRLPAPRSRGRGDGEAALLIRGARAHNLKDVTVRIPLGRLVTVTGPSGSGKSTLLLDILGRAARRHFHGAGELPAEHDGIDGWEHLSKAVLIDQAPVGRVPRSNAATYSDVFTPIREAFAAAGRLPAGRFSFNVPGGRCERCEGAGVLTVRMHFLPAVPVRCPGCRGRRFRPEVLAVRYAGHDIAEVLEATVDEALEVFRDVPAVAGRLRRMADVGLGYLPLGQPATTLSGGEAQRLKLARELGRRPSDRTLYVLDEPTTGLHAADTARLLDALQRLVDAGHSVITIEHNTDVMRASDWLIDLGPVGGAGGGRLMSEGAGWAAAGTGAS; encoded by the coding sequence ATGGACGACTGTATCCGCGTCACCGGCGCACGCCTGAACAACCTCAAGAACGTCTCCCTCTCCCTGCCGAAGAACAAGCTGGTCGTCCTGACCGGCCTGTCCGGCTCCGGCAAGTCCACCCTCGCCTTCGACACCCTCCACCGGGAGGGCCAGCGGCAGTACCTGGAGTCGCTGGGCATGGTCACCGGCTTCGTCAGCAAACCCGCCGTCGACTCGATCACCGGCCTGTCCCCGTCCATCAGCGTCGACCAGCACCTCACCAACCGCAGCCCCCGCTCCACGGTCGGCACGGTCACCGAGGTCTTCACCTACCTGCGGCTGCTGTGGTCGCGCATCGGGATCCGGCCCTGCCCCGGCTGCGGCAAGGACATCCCGCCGTCCTACGCCGACGGTGCCGAGGCCGACGAGGACGCCGAGCCCGAGCAGTGGCCCTGCCCGCACTGTTCCACCCCGGTACCCGAACTGGTCATGGGCTCCTTCTCCTTCAACAAGCCCGCCGGAGCCTGCCCGGCCTGCACCGGCCTGGGCGAGGTGATCCGCCCCGACGTGCGGCGCCTGGTCGACGACGGCAAGCCGGTCGCGCAGGGGGCGGTGAAGGGCTGGAACGCGAAGTACACCGCCTGGAGCCTGCCCGTGCTGCGGGCAGCCGCCGCCCACTACGGCTTCACCTTCGACACGGACGCACCGTTCGGCGAACTCGACGGCATACAACAGGACTTGCTTCTCCACGGCGTGGAAAGCCGGGAGTTCCGGCGGCACTTCCCCGACACCGCCCCACCGGCGACCGTGACGACGGGCCGCTTCGAAGGGGTCGCGACGGCGCTGCTGCGCCGCTACAACGACCGCGCCGACGACCCCGACTACCGCGAACGGGCCGAGCAGCAGGGTCTGGTGAAGCAGCCCTGCGGGGAGTGCGGCGGGACCCGGCTGTGCGCCCGGGCCCGGGCGGTGACCGTGCACGGCCTCACCGTCGTCGAGGCCGCCCGGCTGCCGCTGACCGACCTCGGCGCATGGCTGACCGGCCTGCGCGAGCGGTCGGACGGGGACGAGTGGCTGTTCGTGGAGCCGGTCGTGGCCGACCTGGAGGAGCGGGTCCGGCGCCTGCTGGACGTCGGCGTCGGCTACCTCACCCTGGGCCAGGCCACACCCAGCCTCTCCGCCGGCGAGACCCAGCGGCTGCGGCTGGCCGCCCTGCTCGGCTCCGGCCTGACCGGCGTCCTCTACGTCCTGGACGAGCCGACCATCGGCCTGCACCCCTCGGACACCGCCCGTCTGATCGGGGTCCTGCGCCGCCTGCGCGACCTGGGCAACACCGTGCTCGTCGTCGAGCACGACCTGGAGGTGCTGCGGGCGGCCGACCACGTCGTGGACGTCGGGCCGGGGGGGGGCCGGGACGGCGGGTGGATCGTCGCCGAGGGCACGCCGCAGGAGGTGGCCCGGGCCGAGGGCTCCGTCACCGGCGCGTACCTCTCGGGCCGCCTCCCCGCACCCCGGTCGCGTGGTCGCGGCGACGGCGAGGCGGCGCTGCTGATCAGGGGAGCCCGGGCCCACAACCTCAAGGACGTCACCGTACGGATCCCGCTGGGGCGACTGGTGACGGTCACCGGCCCGTCCGGTTCGGGCAAGTCGACCCTGCTGCTGGACATCCTCGGCCGGGCCGCCCGCCGGCACTTCCACGGGGCGGGGGAACTGCCCGCCGAGCACGACGGCATCGACGGCTGGGAGCACCTGTCCAAGGCCGTCCTCATCGACCAGGCGCCGGTCGGCCGCGTGCCCCGTTCCAACGCGGCGACGTACTCGGACGTCTTCACCCCGATCCGCGAGGCCTTCGCGGCAGCCGGACGACTCCCCGCGGGCCGCTTCTCCTTCAACGTGCCGGGCGGCCGCTGCGAACGCTGCGAGGGCGCCGGGGTGCTGACGGTCCGCATGCACTTCCTCCCCGCGGTCCCGGTGCGATGCCCGGGCTGCCGGGGGCGGCGCTTCCGGCCCGAGGTGCTCGCCGTCCGGTACGCGGGCCACGACATCGCGGAGGTGCTGGAGGCGACGGTCGACGAGGCGCTGGAGGTCTTCCGGGACGTGCCCGCCGTGGCCGGACGGCTGCGCCGCATGGCCGACGTGGGCCTCGGCTACCTCCCGCTGGGCCAGCCGGCCACCACGCTGTCCGGCGGCGAGGCCCAACGCCTCAAACTGGCACGGGAACTGGGCCGCAGGCCGAGCGACCGCACGCTGTACGTCCTCGACGAGCCGACGACCGGCCTGCACGCCGCGGACACGGCCCGGCTGCTGGACGCCCTGCAACGGCTGGTGGACGCGGGCCACTCCGTCATCACCATCGAGCACAACACGGACGTCATGCGGGCCTCCGACTGGCTGATCGACCTCGGGCCGGTCGGCGGGGCGGGCGGGGGGAGGCTGATGTCGGAAGGGGCCGGATGGGCTGCGGCCGGTACGGGTGCGTCGTAG